The Akkermansia muciniphila genome contains a region encoding:
- a CDS encoding glutamate decarboxylase has protein sequence MFDPNQKPDTARAENSIFGSPEADNLLPKDQFPDYAMRAEDAFQLVSDELMLDGNARQNLATFCQTWDEKQVRMLMNISINKNMIDKDEYPQTAAIEMRCAAIIANLWNASQDEKPIGCSTIGSSEACMLGGMAALWRWRARQKAAGKPIDKPNLVCGPVQICWHKFCRYWDIEMREIPMAPGQWKMDVENMLQQVDENTIVVVPTFGVTYTGAYELPAEIAKALDDYEDRTGISVDIHVDGASGGFLAPFCAPDIVFDFRIPRVKSISASGHKYGLAPLGVGWVVWRDIADLPEGLIFNVNYLGGEIPNFAINFSRPAGQIICQYYDFIRLGKEGYTNIHTQAYEVAKYISDEVSKLGPYEFICTGDPEKGIPAVCFFIKDGAKTNYTLFDLSDKLRTRGWQVPAFTLPANCQDTVVMRVMVRQGFTKDLADLFLEDFKRMIDFFEKHPVTSPMTAEEGTAFHHS, from the coding sequence ATGTTTGATCCAAATCAAAAACCCGATACAGCCCGGGCGGAAAATTCCATTTTCGGCTCTCCGGAAGCAGACAACCTCCTGCCCAAGGACCAGTTCCCGGATTACGCCATGCGCGCAGAAGACGCCTTCCAGCTGGTGTCCGATGAATTAATGCTGGACGGCAACGCCCGCCAGAACCTCGCAACCTTCTGCCAGACATGGGATGAAAAGCAGGTCCGGATGCTGATGAATATCAGCATAAATAAAAATATGATCGACAAGGATGAATACCCCCAGACAGCCGCCATTGAAATGCGCTGCGCTGCGATCATTGCCAATCTTTGGAACGCCAGCCAGGATGAAAAGCCCATCGGTTGTTCCACCATCGGTTCCAGTGAAGCGTGCATGCTTGGCGGCATGGCTGCCCTTTGGCGCTGGAGAGCCCGCCAGAAGGCCGCCGGCAAACCCATTGACAAGCCCAACCTGGTATGCGGCCCCGTCCAGATCTGCTGGCACAAGTTCTGCCGTTACTGGGACATTGAAATGCGTGAAATCCCCATGGCTCCCGGACAGTGGAAAATGGATGTGGAAAACATGCTGCAGCAGGTTGATGAAAACACCATCGTGGTGGTTCCCACTTTCGGCGTGACCTACACGGGCGCTTATGAACTGCCTGCGGAAATTGCCAAGGCCCTGGACGATTACGAAGACAGGACTGGCATCAGCGTGGACATTCACGTGGACGGCGCCAGCGGCGGTTTCCTGGCTCCGTTCTGCGCCCCGGACATTGTTTTTGACTTCCGTATTCCCCGCGTCAAATCCATCAGCGCTTCCGGCCACAAATACGGTCTTGCTCCGCTCGGAGTGGGCTGGGTGGTATGGAGAGACATCGCCGACCTGCCTGAAGGGTTGATCTTCAACGTCAACTATCTTGGTGGTGAAATCCCCAACTTCGCCATTAACTTCTCACGGCCGGCCGGGCAGATCATCTGCCAGTACTATGACTTCATCCGTTTGGGCAAGGAAGGGTATACCAACATCCATACCCAGGCCTATGAAGTGGCCAAGTACATTTCAGATGAAGTTTCCAAGCTGGGACCGTACGAATTCATTTGCACGGGCGATCCGGAAAAGGGCATTCCCGCCGTCTGCTTCTTCATCAAGGACGGAGCCAAGACGAACTATACCCTCTTCGACCTCTCGGACAAGCTGAGAACCCGTGGCTGGCAGGTGCCCGCCTTCACCCTCCCGGCAAATTGCCAGGATACCGTGGTGATGCGCGTCATGGTCCGCCAGGGCTTCACCAAGGACCTCGCAGACCTGTTCCTGGAAGACTTCAAGCGCATGATCGACTTCTTCGAGAAGCACCCGGTCACTTCCCCGATGACGGCGGAAGAAGGCACGGCTTTCCACCACTCCTGA
- the gmd gene encoding GDP-mannose 4,6-dehydratase translates to MSKIALISGITGQDGSFLAEFLIDKGYEVHGILRRSSSFNTGRIEHLYLDEWVRDMKKNRLINLHYGDMTDSSSLIRIIQTVQPDEIYNLAAQSHVKVSFDVPEYTAETDAVGTLRMLEAVRILGMEKKCRIYQASTSELFGLVQEVPQKETTPFYPRSPYGVAKQYGFWITKNYRESYGMFAVNGILFNHESERRGENFVTRKITLAAARIAQGMQDKLYLGNLNALRDWGYARDYVECMWLILQHDKPEDFVIATGEMHTVREFCTLAFREAGIELEWEGEGVEERGRDKKTGNILVEVDPKYFRPSEVEQLLGDPTKARTLLGWNPTSTPFEELVRIMVKHDMEYVKNPVNG, encoded by the coding sequence ATGAGCAAAATCGCATTGATCTCCGGCATTACGGGGCAGGACGGCTCTTTTCTCGCCGAGTTCCTGATCGACAAAGGTTATGAAGTCCACGGCATCCTGCGCCGCTCCTCTTCCTTCAACACGGGCCGCATTGAACATCTTTACCTGGACGAGTGGGTCCGGGACATGAAGAAGAACCGCCTGATCAACCTCCACTACGGAGACATGACGGATTCCAGCTCCCTGATTCGCATTATCCAGACCGTGCAGCCGGATGAAATTTACAACTTGGCCGCCCAGAGCCATGTGAAGGTCAGCTTTGACGTGCCGGAATACACGGCGGAAACGGACGCCGTGGGCACCCTCCGCATGCTGGAAGCCGTCCGCATCCTGGGCATGGAGAAGAAATGCCGCATTTACCAGGCTTCCACCTCCGAACTCTTCGGCCTGGTGCAGGAAGTCCCCCAGAAGGAAACCACCCCGTTCTACCCTCGCTCCCCCTACGGCGTAGCCAAGCAGTACGGGTTCTGGATTACCAAGAATTACCGGGAATCCTACGGCATGTTTGCCGTCAACGGCATTCTGTTCAACCATGAGAGCGAACGCCGCGGGGAAAACTTCGTCACCCGCAAGATCACGCTGGCGGCGGCCCGCATTGCCCAGGGCATGCAGGACAAGCTTTATCTGGGCAATTTGAACGCCCTGCGCGACTGGGGCTATGCCAGGGATTACGTGGAATGCATGTGGCTGATCCTCCAGCATGACAAGCCGGAAGACTTCGTCATTGCCACCGGGGAGATGCACACCGTCCGTGAATTCTGCACGCTGGCCTTCCGCGAAGCCGGAATTGAGCTGGAATGGGAAGGCGAAGGCGTGGAAGAACGCGGCCGCGATAAAAAGACGGGCAATATCCTGGTGGAAGTGGACCCCAAGTATTTCCGCCCTTCCGAAGTGGAACAGCTGCTGGGAGATCCTACCAAGGCCAGAACCCTTCTGGGCTGGAATCCCACCTCCACGCCGTTTGAGGAGCTCGTGCGCATCATGGTGAAGCATGACATGGAGTACGTCAAGAATCCCGTCAATGGCTGA
- a CDS encoding GNAT family N-acetyltransferase: protein MPEGKMLLPESERLAFRAWEERDWPFFAAMNANPQVMRFFPAVMTKEQSRSMWDRMRAELDEKGYGLYAVELKASGGLIGLMGFHWADFAAEFTPCVEIGWRLVPEAWGHGYATEGARACLEYGFTRLGLDRIYSFTACVNLPSEAVMKRAGMNKAGEFNHPEVMPDSILYPHVLYMSEAPDR, encoded by the coding sequence ATGCCGGAAGGAAAGATGCTGCTGCCTGAATCGGAGCGCCTGGCATTCAGGGCATGGGAAGAAAGGGACTGGCCCTTTTTTGCCGCCATGAATGCCAATCCGCAGGTGATGCGCTTCTTCCCGGCCGTGATGACGAAGGAGCAATCCCGCTCCATGTGGGACCGCATGCGTGCGGAACTGGATGAAAAAGGGTACGGGCTGTATGCCGTGGAGCTTAAAGCCTCTGGCGGCCTGATCGGATTGATGGGATTCCACTGGGCGGATTTTGCCGCAGAATTCACGCCCTGTGTGGAAATAGGCTGGCGGCTCGTCCCGGAGGCCTGGGGCCATGGCTACGCCACGGAAGGGGCTCGTGCATGCCTGGAATACGGTTTTACCCGTCTGGGCCTTGACCGTATATACTCTTTCACCGCTTGCGTGAACCTCCCCTCGGAGGCTGTGATGAAGCGTGCCGGAATGAATAAAGCCGGGGAATTCAATCATCCCGAAGTGATGCCGGATTCTATCTTATATCCCCACGTGCTTTATATGAGTGAAGCGCCGGACAGATGA
- a CDS encoding autotransporter outer membrane beta-barrel domain-containing protein, which produces MKPTFAVSAILLLMTASLVQTGAAQQAEDLYQGTVDTRQETQDSITYTLKEDLSFSGFRTEDTVYAGSVFFNQLADHTRPASESVMTFTGTGMSMSFDDCSSLHSDRWVNDNEGGGAIRGETLTFTDMGDLSFNNCKSIVNADTNAGGAVNARGDITFSHMGNISFTNNMLGDDSQQGQALGGALFTWGKIDFENTKSILFSGNSTGHSPTSAHSNIGGAIYAGAHDSTSTASKAYIPAGEYALTFQNVNGSMTFENNSAWMAGAIYAYAGAVDGYDNTGGGMKINGVTGDVVFKNNRADAGELASEWNGNFGAVYSGQDLDISNVGGDLRFEGNHASNSAGAFGVSGSFNLNNVASITFINNHADNTYAVGWISKDWNVTNTGDITISGNSSNKQMGGVAVFGNTTFSNNGNITVEGNSTKGSNGALRFYGTFSVTDAGNISLSGNSADQYNGAIEVTGDTSFTRTGNISMDNNTAGWHYGVGQFHGNLSFANTGNISISNNKSTDYGFGALLVDGKTSFVNTGKVTISGNSAKWNVGALQGANGVEFINNRGGVLIENNSVDGTAGAMLLYYKDAVFSADQGDIIVKGNTEKRGGENPILNSLVFGTNGSVSMDSVALRAQEGRTVTFYDPFRNAGDGAEHDNIVFDFNKSEGVDTTPYNGAAPEFKGTIRFSGAEANRLITQAAGESESDWQNRLAESKYFNVSGKTTLHDGTLILEDGVTYGNKDLAKNSSFTVKKGILEITGNSSVNSKDITIESGVTLRTGRGAAFRGDTIDISKGAIFDFRPFMDDYSSGLTIEQANSHTMGGTMGVADSLEDYAHKRWAQKQRFLAMSIEDAAIPGTSGDFDGIYSSATGTDTVNSPYTYEGYWTKEWEDQDNDGINDHLYAVWNPTDDIEEILPELAGSDIGNSMWSSASNMKSVSNAALGQVGITRFLMGPKNNFWIKGMGDFTYHATRDGIDGYDYNGGGYAVGADRRFTPNTILGAAFGNLYGTNKSRTWASEVDQTSYVALLYGAWRKQMAPKDMLTISGTAGFGWTTNKLDSYYDGGASHGKWQNRMGFATLQATWDHSLNKGWTLSPFLGIEYTQVNQNSFTETGYDARHFDRGNLKNLSLPVGVGVSKALQFSNGVLWVNSLSVSYVPDVMRDNPETRATRLLNDYSWTARGSRPDRNAVRLNYNSTVVINPKWTAYAGYEFEGRSQSTYHRVNAGVSYAF; this is translated from the coding sequence ATGAAACCAACATTTGCAGTATCCGCCATCCTTCTCCTGATGACAGCTTCCCTGGTGCAGACGGGAGCAGCCCAGCAGGCTGAAGACCTCTATCAGGGCACCGTTGACACGCGCCAGGAGACCCAGGACAGCATCACCTACACCTTGAAGGAGGACCTGAGCTTTTCCGGATTCCGTACGGAAGACACCGTTTACGCAGGGAGCGTCTTCTTCAACCAGCTGGCGGACCACACCCGGCCCGCCAGCGAGTCCGTCATGACCTTTACCGGCACGGGAATGTCCATGAGCTTTGACGACTGTTCCTCCCTTCACAGCGACCGATGGGTCAATGACAACGAAGGCGGAGGCGCCATCCGCGGGGAAACGCTCACCTTTACGGACATGGGCGACCTTTCCTTCAACAATTGCAAGTCCATCGTGAATGCAGATACGAACGCGGGGGGAGCCGTGAACGCAAGGGGAGACATCACTTTCTCCCACATGGGCAACATCTCCTTTACCAACAACATGCTGGGTGACGACAGCCAGCAGGGGCAGGCCCTGGGGGGAGCCCTGTTTACGTGGGGAAAGATCGACTTTGAAAATACCAAGTCCATCCTGTTCAGCGGGAACTCCACCGGACACTCGCCCACGAGCGCCCACTCCAACATCGGGGGCGCCATTTACGCTGGCGCGCACGACTCCACCTCTACGGCAAGCAAGGCCTACATCCCCGCCGGGGAATACGCGCTGACGTTCCAGAACGTCAACGGCAGCATGACCTTTGAAAACAATTCCGCATGGATGGCCGGAGCCATTTACGCCTATGCAGGCGCCGTGGACGGTTATGATAATACCGGAGGCGGCATGAAGATAAACGGCGTTACCGGAGACGTGGTTTTCAAAAACAACCGGGCTGATGCCGGTGAACTGGCCTCCGAATGGAACGGCAATTTCGGCGCCGTTTACAGCGGCCAGGACCTGGACATCTCCAACGTCGGAGGGGACCTGCGCTTTGAAGGCAACCATGCCAGCAACAGCGCCGGGGCATTCGGCGTCAGCGGAAGCTTCAACCTCAATAACGTCGCCTCCATCACCTTCATCAACAACCACGCGGACAATACGTATGCCGTGGGCTGGATCAGCAAGGACTGGAATGTCACCAATACGGGAGACATCACCATTTCAGGAAACAGCTCCAACAAGCAAATGGGCGGCGTGGCCGTCTTCGGCAATACCACGTTCAGCAATAACGGGAACATCACCGTGGAAGGCAACTCCACCAAGGGTTCCAACGGAGCCCTGCGGTTTTACGGGACGTTCAGCGTTACGGATGCCGGGAATATTTCCCTTTCCGGAAACAGCGCGGACCAGTACAACGGCGCCATTGAGGTGACCGGAGATACCTCGTTCACCCGGACCGGAAACATCTCCATGGACAATAATACGGCGGGCTGGCACTACGGCGTGGGACAGTTTCACGGGAACCTGTCCTTTGCCAATACGGGGAACATTTCCATTTCCAACAACAAATCCACGGATTACGGATTTGGGGCCCTGCTGGTAGATGGCAAAACATCCTTCGTCAATACAGGGAAGGTCACCATTTCCGGCAACTCCGCCAAATGGAACGTTGGCGCCCTTCAGGGAGCCAACGGGGTGGAATTCATCAATAACCGCGGCGGCGTGCTCATTGAGAACAACTCCGTGGACGGCACTGCCGGAGCCATGCTTCTTTATTACAAGGACGCCGTTTTCTCCGCGGACCAGGGAGACATCATCGTGAAAGGCAACACGGAAAAACGCGGAGGGGAGAATCCCATCCTGAACTCCCTTGTGTTCGGCACCAACGGAAGCGTTTCCATGGATAGCGTGGCGCTCCGCGCGCAGGAAGGAAGAACGGTCACTTTCTATGACCCTTTCCGCAACGCGGGCGACGGAGCGGAGCATGACAACATCGTCTTTGACTTTAACAAGTCCGAGGGCGTGGACACCACCCCGTATAACGGCGCCGCTCCGGAATTCAAGGGCACCATCCGCTTCTCCGGGGCGGAGGCGAACAGGCTGATCACCCAGGCAGCAGGAGAATCGGAATCCGACTGGCAGAACCGGCTGGCGGAATCCAAGTACTTCAACGTCAGCGGCAAGACCACCTTGCATGACGGCACGCTGATCCTGGAAGACGGAGTTACCTACGGCAACAAGGACCTTGCCAAAAACTCCTCCTTCACCGTGAAGAAGGGCATTCTGGAAATCACGGGGAACAGCTCCGTAAACAGCAAGGACATCACCATTGAATCCGGAGTGACCTTGAGGACCGGAAGAGGAGCCGCCTTCCGCGGGGATACGATCGACATCAGCAAGGGCGCTATCTTTGACTTCCGCCCCTTCATGGACGATTACAGCTCCGGCCTCACCATTGAGCAGGCAAACAGCCACACGATGGGAGGAACCATGGGGGTGGCTGACTCCCTGGAAGACTACGCCCACAAGCGGTGGGCGCAGAAACAGCGCTTCCTGGCCATGTCCATAGAAGATGCAGCCATTCCCGGTACCTCCGGCGACTTTGACGGCATTTATTCAAGCGCCACCGGCACCGATACCGTCAACTCCCCCTATACCTACGAAGGGTACTGGACGAAGGAATGGGAAGACCAGGACAATGACGGGATCAACGACCATCTGTATGCCGTCTGGAACCCCACAGACGACATTGAAGAAATACTTCCGGAACTGGCCGGGTCGGACATCGGCAACTCCATGTGGAGCTCCGCTTCCAACATGAAGTCCGTTTCCAATGCCGCACTGGGGCAGGTAGGCATCACCCGCTTCCTGATGGGCCCGAAGAACAACTTCTGGATCAAGGGCATGGGAGACTTCACCTACCATGCAACCCGGGACGGCATTGACGGCTATGATTACAATGGAGGCGGCTATGCCGTGGGTGCGGACCGCAGGTTCACCCCGAACACCATTCTGGGCGCCGCCTTCGGCAACCTGTACGGCACCAACAAGAGCCGGACCTGGGCCAGCGAAGTGGACCAGACCTCCTACGTTGCCCTGCTGTACGGGGCATGGAGGAAGCAGATGGCGCCCAAGGACATGCTGACCATCAGCGGAACCGCCGGCTTCGGCTGGACGACCAACAAGCTGGACTCCTATTATGACGGAGGCGCCTCCCACGGCAAATGGCAGAACAGGATGGGCTTCGCCACCCTTCAGGCCACGTGGGACCACAGCCTGAACAAGGGCTGGACGCTCTCCCCCTTCCTGGGAATCGAGTACACGCAGGTGAACCAGAATTCCTTCACGGAAACGGGATACGACGCCCGGCACTTTGACCGCGGAAACCTGAAGAACCTGAGCCTGCCGGTGGGCGTGGGCGTCAGCAAGGCGCTGCAATTCAGCAACGGCGTGCTGTGGGTGAATAGCTTGTCCGTGAGCTACGTTCCGGACGTGATGCGAGACAATCCGGAAACCCGGGCCACCCGCCTGCTGAACGATTACAGCTGGACCGCGAGGGGCTCCCGCCCGGACCGGAACGCCGTGCGCCTCAACTATAACAGCACCGTGGTCATCAACCCCAAATGGACGGCCTACGCAGGCTATGAATTCGAAGGTAGAAGCCAGTCAACCTACCACCGGGTCAACGCCGGTGTAAGCTACGCCTTCTAA
- a CDS encoding GDP-L-fucose synthase: protein MEKNSAIFVAGHRGLVGSAIWKSLEKKGYSNLIGRTHRELDLEDPAAVREFFDREKPEYVFLAAAFVGGIIANSRYRADFIFRNLQIQQNVIGESFRHGVSKLLFLGSTCIYPREAPQPMKEDALLTSPLEYTNEPYAIAKIAGLKMCESFNLQYGTNYIAVMPTNLYGPNDNFHLENSHVLPAMVRKIHLAKCLMEGDWNAVRKDMAARPVEQVNGTAPEEAILAVLGKYGITPGSVELWGTGTPLREFLWSEDMADACVHVMERVDFSHLKGEGREVRNCHINIGTGKEISIGDLARLIAATEDYRGELVFNADKPDGTMRKLTDVSKLHSLGWTHRVELEEGVERIYRWYLDQAEAAGH, encoded by the coding sequence ATGGAAAAAAACAGCGCCATCTTTGTGGCCGGGCACCGCGGCCTGGTAGGTTCCGCCATCTGGAAATCCCTGGAAAAGAAAGGGTATTCCAACCTGATCGGCCGGACGCACCGGGAACTGGACCTGGAAGACCCGGCGGCCGTCCGGGAATTTTTTGACCGTGAAAAGCCGGAATACGTCTTTCTGGCGGCGGCGTTTGTGGGCGGCATCATCGCCAACTCGCGCTACCGTGCGGATTTCATCTTCCGCAACCTCCAGATTCAACAGAACGTCATCGGGGAAAGCTTCCGCCACGGCGTCTCCAAGCTCCTTTTCCTGGGGAGCACGTGCATTTATCCGCGTGAGGCCCCCCAACCCATGAAGGAGGACGCCCTGCTCACTTCCCCGCTGGAATATACCAACGAGCCCTATGCCATCGCCAAGATCGCAGGGCTGAAGATGTGCGAAAGCTTCAACCTCCAGTACGGCACCAACTATATTGCCGTGATGCCTACGAACCTGTACGGCCCCAATGACAATTTCCATCTGGAGAACAGCCACGTGCTGCCCGCCATGGTGCGCAAAATCCATCTGGCCAAATGCCTGATGGAGGGGGACTGGAACGCCGTGCGGAAAGACATGGCCGCCCGCCCCGTGGAACAGGTGAACGGAACGGCTCCGGAAGAAGCCATCCTGGCTGTGCTGGGCAAGTACGGCATCACCCCCGGTTCCGTGGAACTGTGGGGGACGGGTACGCCCCTGCGCGAATTCCTGTGGAGCGAGGATATGGCAGACGCCTGCGTCCACGTGATGGAACGGGTGGATTTCAGCCATCTGAAAGGAGAGGGCCGGGAAGTCCGCAACTGCCACATCAACATCGGCACGGGGAAGGAAATTTCCATCGGCGATCTGGCGCGGCTCATCGCCGCTACGGAAGACTACCGCGGAGAACTGGTGTTCAACGCGGACAAGCCGGACGGCACCATGCGCAAGCTGACGGACGTTTCCAAGCTGCACTCCCTGGGCTGGACCCACCGGGTGGAACTGGAGGAAGGCGTGGAACGCATCTACCGGTGGTACCTGGACCAGGCGGAAGCCGCCGGACATTAA
- a CDS encoding N-acetylmuramoyl-L-alanine amidase, whose amino-acid sequence MSNISTIATYLGRVSGQLQPMLEKVRGIDRRTFLMEAAALLALTSCSEPSGKAGMAPMISFKPSGVPLVKRSPRQLLAECNVHPMFMPSSSPLRRRSSRMKPRFITMHNTENPSADAMQHARALNNGALHCNWHYTVDPYVAMQHIPLNETGRHADRGGPGDLYSIGIEMCEKRGQSIVKTFDRAAKLAAYNMYAHDIPLRNVVPHYYWTGKRCPHLLLDNGKPGFKWSWFISRVDYYYRCIS is encoded by the coding sequence ATGAGCAATATTTCCACCATCGCCACTTATCTTGGCCGCGTTTCCGGACAACTCCAGCCCATGCTGGAAAAAGTCCGGGGCATTGATCGCCGTACCTTCCTGATGGAAGCTGCCGCCCTGCTGGCCCTGACCAGCTGTTCGGAACCCTCCGGCAAGGCCGGGATGGCGCCCATGATCTCCTTCAAACCCTCCGGCGTTCCCCTGGTGAAACGCTCCCCGCGGCAACTGTTGGCGGAATGCAACGTGCACCCGATGTTCATGCCCAGCTCTTCACCGCTGCGCCGGCGCTCCTCCCGGATGAAGCCGCGCTTCATCACCATGCACAACACGGAAAATCCGTCCGCAGACGCCATGCAGCACGCCCGCGCCCTGAATAACGGCGCCCTGCACTGCAACTGGCACTACACGGTAGACCCGTACGTGGCCATGCAGCACATTCCCCTGAACGAAACGGGCCGCCATGCAGACCGCGGCGGCCCCGGGGACCTGTACTCCATTGGCATTGAAATGTGTGAAAAACGGGGACAGAGCATCGTGAAAACCTTTGACCGCGCCGCCAAGCTGGCCGCCTATAACATGTATGCCCACGATATTCCCCTGCGGAACGTCGTTCCTCACTATTACTGGACGGGCAAACGCTGCCCCCACCTGCTGCTGGACAACGGCAAGCCCGGCTTCAAATGGTCCTGGTTCATCTCCCGCGTGGATTATTACTACCGCTGCATCAGCTGA
- a CDS encoding Na+/H+ antiporter NhaC family protein, with product MSHFPDSNDTAPAKPSLWALSPLLVFFLLYLVISVAVRDFYAVPVTVAFTAAAVWAVLITRGKSMAERVDLFSSGVANRNILMMIWIFVLAGAFAQSARDMGAIDATVQLTLRLLPDNLLLASVFIASCFISLSVGTSVGTIVALAPVAVGLAEATQASTGMMTAIVVGGAFFGDNLSFISDTTIAATRTQGCAMRDKFRANVKVVFPAALLALACYVLLGWNVQSPPMGDAPIEWMKVFPYLLVLATALAGVHVMVVLTLGLLATGLVGVGMGYFSFMAWFRAMGGGMTGMGELIIVTLLAGGVLALIRYNGGIAYIIGKITSHIRGRRGAEFSIAALVSMANLCTANNTIAIITAGPIAKEISDKFHIPPRRSASILDTFSCLVQGVIPYGAQMLMAAGIAQVSPLMIMEYLYYPLILGVCSIAAIALAPGRARRRRKS from the coding sequence ATGAGCCACTTTCCAGACAGTAATGATACGGCTCCTGCCAAACCCAGCCTGTGGGCGCTGAGCCCCCTGCTGGTTTTCTTCCTGCTTTACCTGGTAATCTCCGTAGCCGTACGGGATTTTTACGCCGTCCCGGTGACGGTGGCCTTTACGGCTGCGGCTGTCTGGGCCGTGCTCATCACCCGCGGGAAAAGCATGGCGGAGCGGGTGGACCTGTTCTCCTCCGGAGTAGCCAACAGGAACATCCTGATGATGATCTGGATATTCGTGCTGGCGGGCGCATTCGCCCAGTCCGCCAGGGACATGGGCGCCATTGACGCCACCGTGCAGCTTACCCTGCGCCTCCTGCCGGACAACCTGCTGCTTGCCAGCGTCTTCATTGCCTCCTGCTTCATTTCACTTTCCGTAGGCACCTCCGTAGGCACCATCGTAGCGCTGGCTCCGGTAGCCGTGGGACTGGCCGAGGCCACGCAGGCCAGCACGGGGATGATGACGGCCATTGTGGTGGGCGGCGCGTTTTTCGGAGACAACCTTTCCTTTATTTCAGACACTACGATTGCCGCCACCCGGACGCAGGGATGCGCCATGAGGGACAAGTTCCGGGCCAACGTGAAGGTGGTTTTTCCCGCCGCTCTGCTGGCCCTGGCCTGCTATGTGCTGCTGGGCTGGAACGTGCAGTCTCCCCCCATGGGAGACGCCCCCATTGAATGGATGAAGGTTTTCCCCTACCTGCTTGTGCTGGCGACGGCGCTGGCCGGAGTCCATGTCATGGTTGTCCTGACACTGGGACTGCTCGCCACGGGACTTGTGGGAGTGGGCATGGGGTATTTTTCCTTCATGGCCTGGTTCCGCGCCATGGGCGGGGGCATGACCGGCATGGGGGAACTGATCATCGTCACCCTGCTGGCCGGCGGCGTGCTGGCCCTGATACGCTACAATGGGGGCATTGCCTACATCATCGGAAAAATCACGTCCCATATCCGGGGGCGGCGCGGGGCGGAATTCAGCATTGCGGCCCTTGTCTCCATGGCCAATCTCTGTACGGCCAACAATACGATCGCCATTATCACGGCAGGCCCCATCGCCAAGGAGATCAGCGACAAATTCCACATTCCGCCCAGACGCAGCGCCAGTATTCTGGATACATTCTCCTGCCTGGTCCAGGGCGTTATCCCCTACGGGGCCCAGATGCTGATGGCGGCGGGCATCGCCCAGGTTTCCCCGCTCATGATCATGGAGTACCTGTACTACCCCCTGATTCTGGGGGTTTGCTCCATCGCCGCCATCGCCCTGGCTCCCGGAAGGGCAAGACGGCGCAGGAAAAGCTGA
- a CDS encoding type I phosphomannose isomerase catalytic subunit, giving the protein MAYAPSTIMQPFRFHSIYQPRIWGGQHMRTLLGRELPDRETAYGEAWEISDRPEAMSVVREGEWEGTPLHRLWEERREEIFGPGYERFPRFPLLCKILDARENLSVQVHPPERTAAALKGEVKNEVWYVLDADQDALIYGGMKEDATPGDIRRAAETGRMEELIRSTHLKEGEHLYIPAGLVHAIGAGHLIAEIQQNSDTTYRLYDWNRTDASGKGRELHMDQALDSIAEFRELSRHPGYLTEMPYFTMEEYRLDRGERFTQPDASRFAIFTVLRGSVAWDGKTARQGEFILSPAGADAVTAAEPGTVLLLTTV; this is encoded by the coding sequence ATGGCCTACGCTCCCTCCACGATCATGCAGCCTTTCCGCTTTCATTCCATCTACCAGCCCCGCATCTGGGGCGGCCAGCACATGAGAACGTTGCTGGGCCGGGAATTGCCCGACCGGGAAACGGCCTACGGGGAAGCCTGGGAAATCAGCGACCGTCCGGAAGCCATGAGCGTGGTGCGGGAAGGAGAATGGGAGGGGACGCCCCTGCACCGGCTGTGGGAGGAACGGAGGGAGGAAATTTTCGGCCCCGGCTATGAACGTTTTCCGCGCTTTCCCCTGCTCTGCAAAATTCTGGATGCCCGTGAAAACCTTTCCGTCCAGGTGCATCCCCCGGAACGCACGGCAGCCGCCCTGAAGGGAGAAGTTAAAAACGAAGTCTGGTACGTGCTGGACGCGGACCAGGACGCGCTGATTTACGGAGGGATGAAAGAAGACGCCACACCCGGAGACATCCGCCGCGCGGCGGAAACGGGCCGGATGGAAGAACTGATACGCTCCACCCATTTGAAGGAAGGGGAACATCTTTACATTCCCGCGGGCCTGGTCCACGCCATCGGCGCCGGCCACCTCATTGCGGAAATCCAGCAGAATAGCGACACTACTTACCGCCTTTACGACTGGAACCGGACGGACGCTTCAGGAAAAGGGAGGGAACTGCACATGGACCAGGCGCTGGATTCCATCGCGGAATTCCGGGAACTCAGCCGTCACCCCGGTTACCTGACTGAAATGCCGTACTTCACCATGGAGGAATACCGGTTGGACAGGGGAGAGCGTTTCACCCAGCCGGACGCTTCCCGCTTTGCCATTTTCACGGTTCTCCGCGGCTCCGTAGCATGGGATGGAAAAACGGCCCGGCAAGGGGAATTCATCCTTTCCCCGGCCGGCGCGGACGCCGTTACCGCCGCAGAGCCGGGGACCGTTTTGCTTTTAACAACGGTTTGA